AAAAACCTCACGCAACTCTGCAGCTGTCTCCGGGTGCAGGCGAGCCACCGGAAGGCCCAGACCCCGGGTGGACAGCCAGACCCTGTAACAGTGGGCGATGTGGGCATAAATGCCCCGCAGGCTGCCATAAGCAAAGTCAGGGCGCTCCTGGACAAACACCTCATGGGGCAAAGCCTCCAGCCAATTCAGCACACCTGCGCGGGTCTCTTTGACCATGGCATAAAAAAGCTTCAGATCTTCGTTCATGCTCCACTATACCTTCAGCAGAAAATTCTGCCACAACAAAACGCTGGAACCCTGCAGATGGTTCTGCAACATTCCAGCGTTGAAATGGCACCTTGAAATGGCACCAAAAAACGAAACCCGGACATTGCTGTCCGGGGTCAGTTTTGATTGGATGGCAAGAAGAAGAAGCTCTAGAGGACGATCCTTA
This window of the Deinococcus roseus genome carries:
- a CDS encoding DinB family protein, which gives rise to MNEDLKLFYAMVKETRAGVLNWLEALPHEVFVQERPDFAYGSLRGIYAHIAHCYRVWLSTRGLGLPVARLHPETAAELREVFEGVDAIVAEALEAFTHPDEPIHIDWDDGEVFTPTRRWLVLHPITHEFHHKGQALALARVIGHPHPGNPDTDLKSLT